In the genome of Streptomyces violaceoruber, the window CCCCGACCGCAACCTCGCCATGGAGCTCGTGCGGGTCACCGAGGCCGCGGCGATGGCCGCGGGCCGCTGGGTCGGGCGCGGTGACAAGAACGGCGCCGACGGTGCCGCGGTACGCGCCATGCGGACCCTCGTCCACACCGTCTCGATGAACGGCGTCGTCGTCATCGGCGAGGGCGAGAAGGACGAGGCCCCGATGCTCTTCAACGGAGAGCGGGTCGGCGACGGCACCGGGGCCGAGGTCGACATCGCCGTCGACCCGATCGACGGCACCACGCTGACCGCCAACGGCATGACCAACGCGATCGCGGTGCTGGCCGCGGCCGAGCGCGGCTCCATGTTCGACCCGTCCGCGGTCTTCTACATGGACAAGCTGGTCACGGGCCCCGAGGCCGCCGACTTCGTCGACATCAACGCGCCCGTCGCCGTGAACATCCGCCGGATCGCCAAGGCCAAGCGGCGCACGCCCGAGGACGTCACCGTCGTCATCCTCGACCGGCCGCGGCACCAGGGCCTCATCAAGGAGGTCCGGGAGACCGGCGCCCGCATCAAGCTGATCTCCGACGGCGACGTGGCCGGCTCCATCCTGGCCCTGCGCGAGGGCACCGGCATCGACCTGCTGCTCGGCATCGGCGGCACGCCGGAGGGCATCATCTCGGCCTGCGCCGTGAAGTGCCTGGGCGGCACCATCCAGGGCAAGCTGTGGCCCAAGGACGCCGAGGAACGGCAGCGCGCGGTCGACGCCGGGCACGACCTGGACCGGGTGCTGACCACCGACGACCTGGTCTCCGGGGACAACGTCTTCTTCGTCGCCACCGGCATCACCGACGGCGAGCTGCTGCGCGGGGTGCGGTACCGCTCGGAGACGGCGACGACCGACTCGATCGTGATGCGGTCCAAGTCGGGGACGGTGCGGCGGATCGACTCCGAGCACCGGCTGAGCAAGCTGCGGGCGTACAGCGCGGTGGATTTCGACCGGGCGAAGTGACTCCGTCGGTTTCGCGGGGCGCCTATTGAGCCGGGGGCGCCTGTCGCGTGGCGGGTGCGGGTGCGTCGTGGCTTGTCGCGCAGTTCCCCGCGCCCCTTGGTTGGCTGCGCTCCCCGGCGTCGGGAAGTTGCCGCCCGTCGCACCCACGGGGCGGAGCCGCAGATCGGGCACAGCCCCGCGCCCCCGGGTCGGCGGCGGCCCCCGGCGTCGAAAGGGCACCCTCTGTGCGGAGAGGGTGCCCTTTCGGGTGTCTGGGTTCTAGCCGGCCGCCGCTATGCGGCCCGTCGTGCGGGCGGCGTTCTTGAGTTCCACGTCGCGGCGGCGGCGTCGGGCCAGGACCACGCGGCGCTCGGCGGCGGTGAGGCCGCCCCAGACGCCGTAGGGCTCGGGTTGCAGGAGGGCGTGCTCGCGGCACTCGACCATGACCGGACAGCGCGCGCAGACGCGCTTGGCGGCCTCTTCGCGGGAGAGCCGGGCGGCGGTCGGTTCCTTGGAGGGGGCGAAGAACAGTCCGGCCTCGTCGCGCCGGCACACCGCCTCGGTGTGCCAGGGAGCGTCTTGGTCCCTGTCCCGCACGGGCACCCGCTGGGCCGGAACGGCAGCTACCTGCAGGGACGAATGCGGCGGTTGCAGCACGGGTCTACTCCTGACGACGGCTTCGCTAGCGAGAGACGATGCGTCAAGGCTTACCCGTTGTACGCGCGCCTATGCACTGGGTTCCCGACCGCTGCCGGTGCCGTCCTACACGTGCTTGCGCAAACCCTTCTCGACGCGTCGGTGCACCCGGTCGAGGATGTCGGCGACGACCTTGCCGCGCTTGGGGCGGGCCTCCACGCTGCCCAGTACGGCCCAGCCGTCCACGTAGATGACGGGGGCCTCGGCCTCGCTGGAGTCGAGGGTGTGGACCTCGAAGCTGCCGAGCACGCTGCCGCCGGCGCCGCGCACCGACACGTTCTCCGGGACGCGCACCTCGACGCTGCCGAAGACGGAGAACGCCTTGATGACGACCTGCTGGTACTCGAAGACCGCCTCGCTGAGGTCGATCTCGACGCTGCCGAAGACCGCGTAGGCGTGGATGCGGCGGTTCGCCCGCCAGCGGCCCTTGCGGACGGCGCTGCTGAAGACCGCCACCACGTTCTCGTCGGGTTCCGCCGGGATGGCGCCGGCGGTGGGGCGGTGGGGAGCCGGGGCGGTGGTCTCCCGGCCGCGGTGGGCGGCGGGCAGGTCGCGCACGAAGACGTCCAGCTCGCCCACGGTCTTGGCGGCCAGCACGCCCTCGACGCGCTCGGCGTGCTCGTCGGCGGTGAGCCGTCCCTCGGCGAGGGCCTCGCGCAGCATGTCGGCGACGCGGTCGCGGTCGGCGTCCGAGGCGCGCAGCTCGGAGGTGCGCGGGGCGGCGGCTGGGGCGTGCTTGTGAAGGTCCACGGCGGTAGCGTACCGAAACGCGATAGATCGCGACTAGCCCTGTGGACAACCTTGTCGCGAACCGGGTCCGGGGCCGGGCCGAAACCGGGGCCGGCTCCACTCGGCCTTACCGGGCCCTACTGAGCCTTACCTCACAAGCTCGGCGTCGTCGGCAGGTTTTACGCTGGTTGGCGCTGCCAATGGAGGCCAGCCGTCGTTGCTGAGGAATCCAGCCGCGCGTGATGTCGAGTGAGGAATGGGCGAGATGCCTGAGTTCGCGTACACCGATCTGCTCCCCCAGGGCGAGGACACCACTCCGTACCGGCTGGTGACCGCCGAGGGTGTCGCCACCTTCGAGGCCGACGGGCGGACCTTCCTCAAGGTGGAGCCGGAGGCCCTGCGCAAGCTGGCCGAGGAGGCCGTTCACGACATCCAGCACTACCTGCGCCCGGCGCACCTGGCACAGCTGCGCCGCATCATCGACGACCCGGAGGCGTCCGGCAACGACAAGTTCGTCGCCCTGGACCTGCTGAAGAACGCGAACATCGCGGCTGCGGGCGTGCTGCCGATGTGCCAGGACACCGGCACGGCGATCGTCATGGGCAAGCGCGGCCAGAACGTGCTCACCGAGGGCGGCGACGAGGAGGCCCTGAGCCGGGGCATCTACGACGCGTACAAGAACCTGAACCTGCGCTACTCCCAGATGGCCCCGCTGACCATGTGGGAGGAGAAGAACACCGGCTCCAACCTCCCCGCCCAGATCGAGCTGTACGCGACCGACGGCGGCGCCTACAAGTTCCTCTTCATGGCGAAGGGCGGCGGCTCGGCCAACAAGTCCTTCCTCTACCAGGAGACGAAGGCCGTCCTGAACGAGTCCTCCATGATGAAGTTCCTGGAGGAGAAGATCCGCTCGCTCGGCACGGCCGCCTGCCCGCCGTACCACCTGGCGATCGTGGTCGGCGGCACGTCGGCCGAGTACGCGCTGAAGACCGCGAAGTACGCCTCCGCGCACTACCTGGACGAAATCCCGGCCGAGGGCTCGGAGCTCGGGCACGGCTTCCGGGACAAGGAGCTGGAGGAGAAGGTCTTCGAGCTGACCCAGAAGATCGGCATCGGCGCTCAGTTCGGCGGCAAGTACTTCTGCCACGACGTGCGCGTGGTGCGGCTGCCCCGGCACGGGGCGTCCTGCCCGGTCGCCATCGCGGTGTCCTGCTCGGCGGACCGGCAGGCGGTCGCGAAGATCACCGCCGAGGGCGTCTTCCTGGAGCAGTTGGAGACCGACCCGGCGCGGTTCCTGCCGGAGACCACGGACGAGCATCTGGAGGAGGAGGGCGACGTCGTCAAGGTCGACCTCAACCAGCCGATGGACGACATCCTCGCCGAGCTGACCAGGCACCCGGTCAAGACCCGGCTGTCGCTGACCGGTCCGCTGGTGGTGGCCCGCGACATCGCGCACGCCAAGATCAAGGAGCGGCTGGACGCGGGCGAGGAGATGCCGCAGTACCTGAAGGACCACCCGGTGTACTACGCGGGCCCCGCGAAGACGCCCGAGGGCTACGCCTCCGGGTCCTTCGGTCCGACCACCGCCGGGCGCATGGACTCCTACGTCGAGCAGTTCCAGGCGGCGGGCGGCTCCAAGGTGATGCTGGCCAAGGGCAACCGGAGCAAGCAGGTCACCGACGCGTGCGACGCGCACGGCGGCTTCTACCTGGGCTCGATCGGCGGGCCCGCGGCGCGGCTCGCACAGGACTGCATCAAGAAGGTCGAGGTCGTCGAGTACGAGGAGCTCGGCATGGAGGCGGTCTGGAAGATCGAGGTCGAGGACTTCCCCGCGTTCATCGTGGTGGACGACAAGGGCAACGACTTCTTCCAGGACCCGGCGCCCGCGCCGACGTTCACGACGATTCCGGTACGGGGGCCGGGCCTGGCGTAACCCTCACTCCTGGGCAGCAGGCCGGTCCGGCTCCGTCCGGGCCGGCCTTTCGCTTCTCCCCGCCGTCCGGATAACGAACAGGCGGTTCTTCTTTCGGACAACCTGCCTTCCCGGGCGTCCGTTCCATTGACGGCCCCGGCTCCCCCTGTGAGTCTTTCGCCGCTCCGACATGTACACGCCATGCGTACATGCCCTGCGTGGCCACCCCTCAGCCACTTCTGGAGGACCAAGGTGAAACGAAGATTCGCCGTGGCGAGCCTGTCCCTCGCCGTCGTGCTCGGCCTCGGCACACTCCCCGCCGTCGCCGCCGGCACCGCGCCCGCCGCCCAGTCGCCCGACGTCGACGTGACGAAGGTGCAGGCGCACCTGACCGAGCTGCACTCCATAGCCGGACGCAACGGCGGCACCCGCCGCTCGACCGGCCAGGGGTACCGCGACTCCGTCGCCTACGTGAAGGGCAAGCTGCAGGCGGCCGGTTACACCGTCACCGAGCAGCCGTGCACCTCCGGTTGCAGCAGCGGCGCCGGCCCCAACCTGATCGCCGAGTGGCCGCACGGCGACGCGAACGATGTGTCCATGTTCGGCGCCCACCTCGACAGCGTCTCGGCGGGCCCGGGCATGAACGACAACGGCTCGGGCTCGGCCGC includes:
- a CDS encoding DUF1707 SHOCT-like domain-containing protein, whose translation is MDLHKHAPAAAPRTSELRASDADRDRVADMLREALAEGRLTADEHAERVEGVLAAKTVGELDVFVRDLPAAHRGRETTAPAPHRPTAGAIPAEPDENVVAVFSSAVRKGRWRANRRIHAYAVFGSVEIDLSEAVFEYQQVVIKAFSVFGSVEVRVPENVSVRGAGGSVLGSFEVHTLDSSEAEAPVIYVDGWAVLGSVEARPKRGKVVADILDRVHRRVEKGLRKHV
- a CDS encoding fumarate hydratase — encoded protein: MPEFAYTDLLPQGEDTTPYRLVTAEGVATFEADGRTFLKVEPEALRKLAEEAVHDIQHYLRPAHLAQLRRIIDDPEASGNDKFVALDLLKNANIAAAGVLPMCQDTGTAIVMGKRGQNVLTEGGDEEALSRGIYDAYKNLNLRYSQMAPLTMWEEKNTGSNLPAQIELYATDGGAYKFLFMAKGGGSANKSFLYQETKAVLNESSMMKFLEEKIRSLGTAACPPYHLAIVVGGTSAEYALKTAKYASAHYLDEIPAEGSELGHGFRDKELEEKVFELTQKIGIGAQFGGKYFCHDVRVVRLPRHGASCPVAIAVSCSADRQAVAKITAEGVFLEQLETDPARFLPETTDEHLEEEGDVVKVDLNQPMDDILAELTRHPVKTRLSLTGPLVVARDIAHAKIKERLDAGEEMPQYLKDHPVYYAGPAKTPEGYASGSFGPTTAGRMDSYVEQFQAAGGSKVMLAKGNRSKQVTDACDAHGGFYLGSIGGPAARLAQDCIKKVEVVEYEELGMEAVWKIEVEDFPAFIVVDDKGNDFFQDPAPAPTFTTIPVRGPGLA
- a CDS encoding WhiB family transcriptional regulator translates to MLQPPHSSLQVAAVPAQRVPVRDRDQDAPWHTEAVCRRDEAGLFFAPSKEPTAARLSREEAAKRVCARCPVMVECREHALLQPEPYGVWGGLTAAERRVVLARRRRRDVELKNAARTTGRIAAAG
- the glpX gene encoding class II fructose-bisphosphatase — translated: MTEHHLPSELDVPSEAPDRNLAMELVRVTEAAAMAAGRWVGRGDKNGADGAAVRAMRTLVHTVSMNGVVVIGEGEKDEAPMLFNGERVGDGTGAEVDIAVDPIDGTTLTANGMTNAIAVLAAAERGSMFDPSAVFYMDKLVTGPEAADFVDINAPVAVNIRRIAKAKRRTPEDVTVVILDRPRHQGLIKEVRETGARIKLISDGDVAGSILALREGTGIDLLLGIGGTPEGIISACAVKCLGGTIQGKLWPKDAEERQRAVDAGHDLDRVLTTDDLVSGDNVFFVATGITDGELLRGVRYRSETATTDSIVMRSKSGTVRRIDSEHRLSKLRAYSAVDFDRAK